From a region of the Rhodococcus sp. 4CII genome:
- a CDS encoding hemolysin family protein: protein MTLLSIFFGVVVVLLITALTGYFVAQEFAYMSVDRSRLKARAEAGDAGAARALAVTRRTSFMLSGAQLGITVTGLLVGYVAEPLIGRGLGELLGGVGIPTAVGIGIGAVLAVLFSTFVQMLFGELFPKNLAIARPEPVARGLALSTTLYLKLFGWLIRLFDQSSNLLLRVLRIEPVHDVEHSATPRDLEHIVAESRDAGELPQELSTLLDRILDFPTRTAGHAMIPRAHVDTVHADEPLSSVLAKMGAGHTRYPVVGTSTDDLRGVIHLHDLLGEQAHGAAGTRARAAVVVPTSLPLPDVLTNLTAAGDEMALVVDEYGGFAGVVTIEDLAEELVGEIADEHDPELDVAVTGSASDGWVMPGDLHIDEAERIVGHDLPSGDFETLAGAVIAEFGALPAAGDVVTIRLNPDPADLIDDADPPVRSLDVEVRAVDKHVPSSLFVRLRVLESESADE, encoded by the coding sequence ATGACCCTCCTGAGCATCTTCTTCGGCGTCGTCGTCGTATTGCTCATCACGGCCCTGACCGGCTACTTCGTCGCCCAGGAATTCGCGTACATGTCGGTCGACCGCTCGCGGCTCAAAGCCCGGGCCGAGGCGGGAGACGCCGGGGCGGCCCGCGCCCTCGCCGTCACTCGCCGCACGTCGTTCATGCTGTCCGGTGCCCAGCTCGGCATCACCGTCACCGGCCTGCTCGTCGGTTACGTCGCCGAACCCCTGATCGGCCGCGGCCTCGGGGAACTCCTCGGCGGTGTCGGCATCCCGACCGCTGTCGGGATCGGCATCGGCGCCGTCCTCGCCGTGCTGTTCTCCACCTTCGTCCAGATGCTGTTCGGGGAGCTCTTCCCGAAGAACCTGGCGATCGCCCGGCCCGAGCCGGTGGCCCGCGGGCTCGCGCTCTCGACCACCCTCTATCTAAAACTCTTCGGCTGGTTGATTCGGCTGTTCGACCAGTCGTCGAATCTGCTGCTGCGGGTACTGCGGATCGAGCCGGTCCACGACGTGGAGCATTCGGCGACCCCGCGCGACCTCGAACACATCGTCGCCGAATCGCGCGACGCCGGCGAGCTGCCGCAGGAGTTGTCCACCCTGCTCGACCGAATCCTCGACTTCCCCACCCGTACCGCGGGACATGCGATGATCCCGCGCGCCCACGTCGACACCGTTCACGCCGACGAACCCCTGAGCAGCGTTCTCGCGAAGATGGGCGCCGGCCACACCCGCTATCCCGTGGTCGGGACGTCCACCGACGACCTCCGCGGCGTCATCCACCTGCACGACCTGCTCGGCGAGCAGGCACACGGTGCCGCCGGTACACGGGCCCGCGCGGCCGTCGTCGTGCCGACGTCGCTGCCCCTGCCCGACGTGCTGACGAACCTGACGGCGGCGGGCGACGAGATGGCCCTCGTCGTCGACGAGTACGGCGGGTTCGCCGGTGTCGTCACGATCGAGGACCTCGCCGAGGAACTCGTCGGTGAGATCGCCGACGAACACGACCCCGAACTCGACGTCGCGGTGACGGGCTCGGCGTCCGACGGCTGGGTCATGCCGGGAGATCTGCACATCGACGAGGCCGAACGGATAGTCGGCCACGACCTGCCGTCCGGTGACTTCGAGACACTCGCGGGCGCCGTCATCGCGGAGTTCGGCGCTCTCCCCGCCGCGGGGGATGTCGTGACGATCCGGCTGAATCCGGATCCGGCCGACCTGATCGACGACGCAGATCCGCCCGTCCGCAGCCTCGACGTCGAGGTTCGGGCGGTCGACAAGCACGTTCCGTCCTCGCTGTTCGTGAGGCTCCGCGTATTGGAAAGTGAATCCGCCGATGAGTAA
- a CDS encoding CNNM domain-containing protein, protein MSNPWIVVVVTVGLIAASAFFVAIEFALIAARRHRLEDAAPTSRAARAALRSASELSVLLAGSQLGITVCTLALGAVTKPAVHHWLTPAFAGWGAPLWLADVLGFVIALIIVTFLHLVVGEMAPKSWAIAHPEKSATLLAIPMRGFMWATRPLLVVLNRMANRCLRTFGVEPVDQVGGGQDPDALRHLVAHSATVGTLDERYHGQLTSALELESLAVRDMVRPNTSPSSVAPDATAVAIRAAADRSGHLRLLVRDDGGIRGVVHVRDSLQAGGGVTAADLMRPVLTLDAGAAVYEALHVMRETRSHLAVVTDDEQLIGVVTLTDVLARLHPATGVSA, encoded by the coding sequence ATGAGTAATCCGTGGATCGTCGTGGTGGTCACCGTCGGGCTGATCGCGGCCAGCGCGTTCTTCGTGGCGATCGAGTTCGCCCTGATCGCCGCTCGCCGGCACCGGCTCGAGGATGCGGCGCCCACCAGCCGGGCGGCCCGCGCCGCTCTGCGCAGTGCCTCGGAATTGTCGGTGCTGCTCGCCGGATCGCAGCTGGGCATCACCGTCTGCACCCTCGCGCTCGGCGCCGTCACGAAGCCGGCCGTACATCACTGGCTGACCCCGGCGTTCGCGGGCTGGGGTGCGCCGCTGTGGCTGGCGGACGTGCTCGGATTCGTGATCGCCCTGATCATCGTCACGTTCCTGCACCTCGTCGTCGGCGAGATGGCCCCGAAGTCGTGGGCGATCGCGCACCCGGAGAAGTCGGCGACACTGCTGGCGATCCCGATGCGCGGATTCATGTGGGCCACCCGTCCCCTGCTGGTGGTCCTGAACCGCATGGCCAACCGGTGCCTGCGGACGTTCGGCGTGGAACCGGTCGATCAGGTGGGAGGAGGACAGGACCCGGACGCGCTGCGTCACCTCGTCGCGCACTCGGCGACCGTCGGCACACTCGACGAGCGCTACCACGGGCAGCTGACGAGCGCCCTGGAACTCGAATCGCTCGCCGTGCGAGACATGGTGCGGCCGAACACGTCGCCGAGCAGTGTCGCCCCGGACGCCACCGCGGTGGCGATCAGGGCGGCCGCGGACCGCAGCGGCCACCTCCGACTGCTCGTCCGCGACGACGGCGGGATCCGCGGGGTGGTGCACGTCCGGGACAGCCTGCAGGCCGGCGGAGGCGTCACCGCCGCCGACCTGATGCGCCCGGTGCTGACGCTCGACGCGGGCGCCGCGGTGTACGAGGCGCTGCACGTCATGCGCGAGACCCGCAGTCACCTGGCCGTCGTCACCGACGACGAACAGCTGATCGGCGTCGTCACGCTGACGGACGTCCTCGCCCGCCTGCACCCGGCGACCGGGGTCTCCGCCTGA
- a CDS encoding AzlC family ABC transporter permease yields MVIDPATLPTATAVDSDPRHTPEWRRALQASLPVGIGLIPLGIALGVLVVQQGLNPWWAMVFTSLIYAGSLEFVAVGMVAAMTPLPYIALTALLVNFRHVFYALSFPLDRVKGGLARFYSMFALTDEAYAMSVTGDRKSMSGRVIVYSQLYLHAYWIGGAILGATAAQWIPDNIVGLDFALTALFVVLSIEAIRAQSGYAVPAMAVTCALIARLADPDHMLPIAMGAFVSLLIVRYFLSRRKVSADA; encoded by the coding sequence GTGGTGATCGATCCAGCAACCCTCCCGACGGCCACCGCCGTCGACTCCGACCCCCGGCACACCCCGGAATGGCGCCGCGCCCTGCAGGCGTCGCTCCCCGTCGGAATCGGGCTCATCCCACTGGGAATCGCCCTCGGCGTGCTCGTCGTCCAACAGGGTCTCAACCCCTGGTGGGCGATGGTCTTCACCTCGCTGATCTATGCCGGGTCTCTCGAGTTCGTCGCGGTCGGCATGGTGGCCGCGATGACGCCGCTCCCGTACATCGCACTGACCGCACTGCTGGTCAACTTTCGGCACGTGTTCTACGCGTTGAGCTTCCCCCTCGACAGGGTCAAGGGCGGGCTCGCCCGCTTCTACAGCATGTTCGCGCTGACCGACGAGGCGTATGCCATGTCGGTCACCGGCGACCGGAAGTCGATGTCCGGCCGGGTCATCGTGTACTCGCAGTTGTATCTCCACGCCTACTGGATCGGCGGCGCGATACTCGGAGCCACTGCGGCGCAATGGATTCCGGACAACATCGTCGGTCTCGACTTCGCGCTGACCGCGCTGTTCGTCGTGCTGTCCATCGAGGCGATCCGGGCTCAGAGCGGTTACGCGGTTCCCGCGATGGCCGTGACGTGCGCGCTGATCGCGCGACTCGCCGACCCGGACCACATGCTGCCGATTGCCATGGGTGCCTTCGTAAGTCTGCTCATCGTCAGGTATTTCCTGTCCCGGAGGAAGGTGTCCGCCGATGCCTGA
- a CDS encoding branched-chain amino acid transporter permease, translating into MPDTGYVLAAVAIMAVVTFALRAVPFAIVMPLRSSALVGYLGVYMPAGIMLILVAYSLKDVSVTAPAHGIPELIAVAATAAVHLWRKNAVLSIVAGTALYVVLMNWAFA; encoded by the coding sequence ATGCCTGACACCGGGTACGTCCTCGCGGCCGTCGCGATCATGGCGGTCGTCACGTTCGCCCTGCGCGCCGTTCCCTTCGCGATCGTCATGCCGCTGCGCTCGTCCGCGCTCGTCGGCTATCTGGGCGTCTACATGCCGGCCGGGATCATGCTCATCCTGGTGGCGTATTCGCTGAAGGACGTGTCCGTCACCGCGCCGGCACACGGGATCCCCGAACTGATCGCGGTGGCGGCGACGGCCGCGGTGCACCTGTGGCGCAAGAACGCGGTGCTTTCCATCGTCGCCGGGACGGCGCTGTACGTCGTCCTGATGAACTGGGCATTCGCCTGA
- a CDS encoding helix-turn-helix transcriptional regulator, whose translation MSNQSPAAGTEPCCSPLAREPLSENWAGDLARMFKALGDPIRLRLLSLIASHPGGEACVCDISPSFDLSQPTISHHLKVLREAGLLDCERRGTWVYYWVIPSALQQLSSVLLTETGPTVPSESCAEVPA comes from the coding sequence ATGTCGAATCAGAGCCCGGCGGCGGGCACCGAACCGTGTTGCTCGCCCCTGGCGCGCGAACCGCTGTCCGAGAACTGGGCCGGCGATCTGGCCCGGATGTTCAAGGCGCTCGGCGACCCGATCCGGTTGCGACTGCTGTCGCTCATCGCCTCACACCCGGGTGGTGAAGCGTGCGTATGCGACATCTCGCCGTCCTTCGATCTGTCGCAGCCGACGATCTCGCACCACCTGAAGGTGCTCCGGGAGGCCGGGCTGCTCGACTGCGAACGGCGTGGCACCTGGGTCTACTACTGGGTGATTCCCTCTGCGTTGCAGCAGCTCTCGTCGGTGCTGCTCACCGAGACCGGTCCGACGGTTCCCTCCGAGTCCTGCGCCGAGGTGCCGGCGTGA
- a CDS encoding Lrp/AsnC family transcriptional regulator — MDAIDEAILDHLRADASLTNTELADLVGLTPSPCLRRVKKLEADGIITGYRAIVSQEALDRGFQVIVTAEIGVNDQATIEQFESRVAAFDEVIECRRLFGIPDYFIRVAVRDLATYENFMATKLSGLPAVSRVTSLITMKTIKSVD, encoded by the coding sequence GTGGATGCTATCGATGAAGCAATTTTGGACCACCTCCGTGCAGATGCCAGTCTGACCAATACGGAATTGGCGGATCTGGTGGGGCTGACGCCGTCACCGTGCCTGCGCCGGGTCAAGAAGCTCGAGGCGGACGGGATCATCACCGGCTATCGCGCCATCGTCAGTCAGGAAGCGCTCGATCGGGGCTTCCAGGTGATCGTCACGGCCGAGATCGGCGTCAACGACCAGGCAACGATCGAGCAGTTCGAGTCGCGGGTGGCCGCCTTCGACGAGGTGATCGAATGCCGGCGGCTGTTCGGGATCCCCGACTACTTCATCCGCGTCGCGGTCCGCGACCTCGCGACGTACGAGAACTTCATGGCCACCAAGCTGAGCGGGCTTCCGGCGGTCTCGCGGGTCACCTCGCTGATCACGATGAAGACGATCAAGAGCGTCGATTGA
- a CDS encoding ArsI/CadI family heavy metal resistance metalloenzyme: protein MSRTQLALNVDNVEDAVAFYSKLFDTQPAKLKPGYANFAIADPPLKLVLIENPGSGGTLNHLGVEVESSEKVHAEIARLSGEGLLTEEEIGTTCCFATQDKVWVTGPAGEKWEVYTVLADSDTFGRSPGHLDAKPEAATCCGTSVAPEVRSGRG from the coding sequence ATGTCTCGCACCCAACTCGCCCTCAACGTCGACAACGTGGAGGACGCGGTCGCGTTCTACTCGAAACTGTTCGATACCCAACCGGCGAAACTGAAACCGGGCTACGCGAACTTCGCGATCGCCGATCCGCCGCTGAAGTTGGTGCTGATCGAGAACCCCGGTTCGGGGGGCACCCTCAACCATCTGGGGGTGGAGGTCGAATCCTCGGAGAAGGTGCACGCGGAGATCGCCCGCCTGTCCGGCGAGGGACTGCTCACCGAGGAGGAGATCGGCACGACTTGTTGCTTCGCCACCCAGGACAAGGTGTGGGTGACCGGCCCGGCCGGGGAGAAGTGGGAGGTCTACACCGTCCTGGCCGACTCGGACACCTTCGGCCGCAGCCCAGGCCATCTCGACGCGAAGCCCGAGGCCGCCACGTGCTGCGGCACCTCCGTCGCGCCCGAGGTCAGGAGTGGGCGGGGGTGA
- a CDS encoding MBL fold metallo-hydrolase, whose product MRINKIRRDITVLADELEVPGIGHLPVNAYVLHAAEPVVVDTGLSLPGRGFMDALGSVLDPADVEWIWLTHPDRDHTGALFDLIDAAPRARLITTFAGVGILSCARPVPMGRVYLLNPGQSLDVGDRTLTALRPPLFDNPSTVGFYDDRSEACFSSDCFGAPMETAELASADDVGYCAPGAIRAAQHLWATVDSPWVHLVDEAKFLQTVAGLRTLDPRWILSTHLPPADGHTAEFLDMLAEAPKSDPFIGPDQAALEQMLAGFEPVG is encoded by the coding sequence ATGCGTATCAACAAAATCCGACGCGACATCACGGTACTCGCCGACGAACTGGAGGTGCCGGGGATCGGGCACCTACCGGTGAACGCGTATGTTCTCCACGCCGCCGAACCTGTCGTCGTCGACACCGGACTCAGCTTGCCCGGGCGCGGCTTCATGGATGCGCTGGGATCGGTGCTCGACCCCGCGGACGTCGAGTGGATCTGGCTGACACATCCGGACCGCGATCACACCGGCGCACTGTTCGATCTGATCGACGCGGCGCCGCGCGCCCGCCTTATCACGACCTTCGCGGGCGTCGGCATCCTGTCGTGCGCACGGCCCGTCCCCATGGGCCGGGTCTACCTGCTCAATCCGGGCCAATCCCTCGACGTCGGCGATCGGACGCTGACCGCCTTGCGTCCGCCGCTGTTCGACAATCCCAGCACCGTCGGCTTCTACGACGACCGGAGTGAGGCCTGCTTCTCCTCGGATTGCTTCGGGGCGCCGATGGAGACCGCCGAACTCGCCTCCGCCGACGATGTCGGGTATTGCGCGCCCGGCGCCATCCGTGCCGCGCAACATCTGTGGGCCACCGTCGACAGTCCCTGGGTGCACCTGGTGGACGAGGCGAAGTTCCTGCAGACCGTTGCCGGGCTCCGAACGCTCGACCCGCGATGGATCCTCAGCACCCATCTCCCTCCGGCGGACGGACACACGGCCGAGTTCCTGGACATGCTCGCCGAGGCACCGAAGTCGGACCCCTTCATCGGGCCCGACCAGGCCGCACTCGAGCAGATGCTGGCCGGTTTCGAGCCTGTCGGGTGA
- a CDS encoding arsenate reductase ArsC — protein sequence MTDTPSVLFVCVHNAGRSQMAAAFLHHLAGDRIEVRSAGSAPADRINPAAVAAMAEIGIDIAQQSPKILTPDAVETSDVVITMGCGDACPVFPGVSYRDWALDDPAGKGLDAVRPIRDRIRVEVEALIAELTPAHS from the coding sequence GTGACCGACACGCCCAGCGTGCTGTTCGTCTGCGTGCACAACGCCGGCCGTTCCCAGATGGCCGCCGCGTTCCTCCACCACCTCGCCGGCGATCGGATCGAGGTCCGCTCCGCCGGATCCGCTCCGGCCGACCGGATCAATCCGGCCGCCGTGGCGGCGATGGCCGAGATCGGGATCGACATCGCGCAGCAATCCCCGAAGATCCTCACCCCGGACGCCGTCGAAACCTCCGACGTCGTCATCACCATGGGCTGCGGAGACGCCTGCCCCGTCTTCCCCGGCGTCAGTTACCGGGATTGGGCTCTCGACGACCCGGCGGGCAAGGGCCTCGACGCGGTCCGCCCGATCCGCGACCGGATTCGCGTCGAGGTCGAAGCCTTGATCGCCGAACTCACCCCCGCCCACTCCTGA
- a CDS encoding putative immunity protein: MAGDVSEIVLSMQELREVAAFAAGCAEVVLEIFEADQPDDSRPREAIGAAREFARGGERGKSLRDTAWAALSAAKGTRTAAAREAAWAAMSAAGAAYLHPLAKATQVKHILGAGAHAARAAELVAGDDRTVGAERVEQAIRRANPLVVDVLERFPAAPGGGGRVGELVRMLDAGLRR, encoded by the coding sequence ATGGCGGGCGACGTGAGCGAGATCGTTCTGAGTATGCAGGAGCTTCGTGAGGTCGCTGCGTTCGCCGCGGGTTGCGCGGAGGTGGTGCTCGAGATATTCGAAGCCGATCAACCGGACGACTCGCGGCCGCGAGAGGCGATCGGTGCTGCCCGGGAGTTCGCGCGGGGTGGCGAACGTGGGAAATCTCTGCGGGACACCGCGTGGGCGGCGCTGTCGGCGGCCAAGGGCACGCGCACCGCGGCTGCGCGCGAGGCGGCTTGGGCCGCGATGTCCGCGGCGGGCGCCGCCTACCTGCATCCGCTGGCCAAGGCCACCCAGGTCAAGCACATTCTCGGAGCGGGTGCACATGCGGCCAGAGCAGCCGAGCTCGTCGCCGGTGACGATCGGACGGTCGGCGCCGAACGGGTCGAGCAAGCGATACGTCGTGCGAACCCGCTCGTCGTCGACGTGCTCGAACGCTTCCCGGCGGCACCGGGTGGCGGCGGACGGGTCGGGGAGTTGGTCCGCATGCTGGACGCGGGCCTCCGCCGCTGA
- a CDS encoding LuxR C-terminal-related transcriptional regulator, protein MSVDSAQCAAEKVAQLCAAPRGLVSLWREASDVVAGVVPYYWTPCWFTLDPVSLLMTSHYHFGMDEFPGEWLAAEYYEDDVQTVPDVMRSAKGISTLHEAAQGDPSESPRWRRNRTLGGDQELIARLRTRSGETWGALSLYRDDGMPMFSETEKSFVHEIAPVLAGGARRALLYGQAEEPEYADSPGLLVLDENWNIESATPGVDRWMMDLPGGDWDRGELPAAVITLAGRVLRCVEDRDRLGDVAISRVLSQSGAWLVLHGACLASTGTRRIAVIVEPAHPSRLYPLLMSAYGLTEREKEVTSRVLQGASTSQISAELHVSAHTVQQHLKSIFDKTGVHSRRDLVGKVFFQHYEPRFRDNEKRTAAGRPVRGGPWPPPSSEPG, encoded by the coding sequence GTGAGCGTGGATTCCGCGCAATGCGCGGCAGAGAAGGTCGCACAATTGTGCGCCGCCCCACGAGGCCTGGTCTCGCTGTGGCGAGAGGCGTCGGACGTCGTCGCCGGGGTCGTCCCGTACTACTGGACGCCGTGCTGGTTCACCCTGGACCCCGTGTCCTTGCTGATGACCAGTCACTATCACTTCGGCATGGACGAATTTCCCGGGGAGTGGCTGGCCGCCGAGTACTACGAGGACGACGTCCAGACCGTCCCCGACGTGATGCGGTCCGCCAAAGGTATTTCCACGTTGCACGAAGCCGCGCAGGGTGATCCGTCGGAAAGCCCGCGATGGCGCCGGAACCGGACACTCGGCGGCGACCAGGAGTTGATCGCACGGTTACGCACGCGTTCGGGAGAGACGTGGGGAGCGCTGAGTCTCTATCGCGACGACGGGATGCCGATGTTCTCGGAAACCGAGAAGTCGTTCGTGCACGAGATCGCGCCGGTCCTCGCGGGCGGTGCCCGCCGTGCGCTGCTGTACGGACAGGCCGAGGAACCGGAATATGCAGATTCGCCGGGTCTGCTCGTCCTCGACGAGAACTGGAACATCGAATCCGCGACCCCCGGGGTCGACCGGTGGATGATGGATCTGCCGGGTGGCGACTGGGATCGGGGTGAATTGCCTGCGGCGGTGATCACTCTCGCCGGTCGGGTGTTGCGTTGTGTGGAAGACCGCGATCGGCTGGGCGACGTGGCCATCTCCCGGGTGCTGTCGCAGTCGGGTGCGTGGTTGGTGCTGCACGGCGCGTGCCTCGCGTCGACGGGCACGCGGCGCATCGCTGTGATCGTGGAGCCGGCACATCCGAGTCGGCTGTATCCGCTGCTGATGTCGGCCTACGGGCTGACCGAGCGCGAGAAGGAGGTCACGTCGAGGGTGTTGCAGGGGGCGTCGACGTCGCAGATCTCCGCTGAGCTGCACGTGTCGGCGCATACCGTGCAGCAACACCTGAAAAGCATCTTCGACAAGACCGGTGTGCACAGCCGACGTGACCTGGTCGGCAAGGTGTTCTTCCAGCATTACGAACCGCGGTTCCGCGACAACGAGAAGAGGACCGCCGCGGGCAGACCTGTCCGGGGCGGTCCCTGGCCGCCGCCGAGCAGTGAACCCGGGTAG
- the arsB gene encoding ACR3 family arsenite efflux transporter, protein MSETTTAHHPAVVGKLSTLDRFLPVWIGVAMVAGLLLGRTIPGLSGALSAVEIGGISLPIAVGLLIMMYPVLAKVRYDRLDSVTGDRRLLIGSLALNWVLGPALMFALAWLLLPDLPEYRTGLIIVGLARCIAMVIIWNDLACGDREAAAVLVAINSVFQVLMFAVLGWFYLDALPGWLGLEQTTIDTSPGQIAKSVLIFLGIPLLAGYLTRRIGEKAKGRTWYETKLIPRIGPWALYGLLFTIVILFALQGEQITSRPLDVVRIAIPLLAYFAIMWGGGYLLGAATGLGYERTTTLAFTAAGNNFELAIAVAIATYGATSGQALAGVVGPLIEVPVLVGLVYVSLALRGRFTSGKVPTP, encoded by the coding sequence GTGAGCGAGACCACCACCGCACACCACCCGGCCGTCGTCGGGAAGCTCTCCACGCTGGATCGGTTCCTGCCGGTCTGGATCGGCGTCGCCATGGTCGCCGGTCTGCTGCTGGGCCGGACGATCCCCGGACTCAGTGGCGCCCTGTCGGCGGTGGAGATCGGCGGAATCTCCCTGCCGATCGCCGTGGGCCTGCTGATCATGATGTATCCGGTGCTGGCGAAGGTCCGCTACGACCGCCTCGATTCGGTGACCGGCGACCGCCGCCTCCTGATCGGATCCCTGGCCTTGAACTGGGTGCTGGGCCCGGCGCTGATGTTCGCCCTGGCCTGGTTGCTGCTGCCGGATCTTCCCGAATACCGCACCGGTCTGATCATCGTCGGCCTGGCCCGCTGCATCGCCATGGTCATCATCTGGAACGACCTCGCGTGCGGTGACCGGGAGGCCGCGGCCGTGCTGGTCGCGATCAACTCGGTGTTCCAGGTGCTCATGTTCGCCGTCCTGGGCTGGTTCTACCTCGATGCGCTGCCCGGCTGGCTGGGGCTCGAGCAGACCACCATCGACACCTCCCCTGGGCAGATCGCGAAGTCGGTGCTGATCTTCCTGGGCATCCCGCTGCTCGCCGGCTACCTGACGCGCCGAATCGGTGAAAAGGCCAAGGGCCGAACCTGGTACGAGACCAAGCTGATTCCGCGAATCGGGCCGTGGGCGCTGTACGGGTTGCTGTTCACGATCGTGATCCTCTTCGCCCTGCAGGGCGAGCAGATCACCTCTCGGCCGCTCGACGTGGTGCGGATCGCGATCCCGTTGCTGGCGTACTTCGCGATCATGTGGGGCGGCGGCTACCTGCTCGGCGCCGCCACGGGCTTGGGGTACGAGCGGACCACGACCTTGGCGTTCACCGCGGCGGGCAACAACTTCGAACTGGCCATCGCCGTCGCGATCGCCACCTACGGTGCCACCTCCGGCCAGGCCCTGGCGGGTGTGGTGGGCCCGCTGATCGAGGTCCCCGTGCTGGTCGGACTGGTCTACGTGTCGCTCGCCCTGCGAGGCCGCTTCACCTCAGGAAAGGTGCCCACCCCGTGA